ACCGTGTATATAAAATACACTGATCAATGAATTGAAACTTCACATTGTTGTGAAATCAAACAACCTTGTCAACCATTTCTTTATGGTATACAAGAGCTagcttaattattttttttgagaatCCTAATCATTAGACTCTAGCAGAAGATCAATCAAACCTAAACCCTCCTAAAGTTAATCCTGAAACAGATACTGTATTAACTCCATCAAGTCCATATTATGTAATCCTTCTGATAATCCTACATCAGTCATCTATACTCCTCTTCTTAATAGTGAAAAATAATGCACTTGGGGAAGAGGAATGATGAAAGCACTTAGTGCGAAAGGAAAAACAGGatacatagatggaactattgtGAAACCTACAAACCCGACATACATCTCTCACTGGACGCGTTGCGATGATCTCGTTGGAAGTTGGATTTCCAACTCGGTCGATCCAGGGATTCGATCCAGCACACAGAACTTTCCTTCCGCGCGTGAACAATGGCTGGAGATAAAGTCCCGATTCTCACATCACAATGCATCCAAGCTTTATGCAATCAAGCAGTCGATTGCAACATTAAAGCAAGAGAATCTTAATGTGGCGATGTATTATACTCAACTCAAAACTCTTTGGGATCAGCTAGATACCTTCAGGCCGATCGAACCATGCATCTGCAGAGCAGGTAAAAATTATGTGGATCATCATAATCAAGATAAATCGATAGAATTTTTGCAGGGTTTACATGAAAGATTTTCCTCTCTGCGAAGCCATATTCTTTTAATGGAACCTATGCCATCTCCTGCTAAGATCTACAACTATGTTAGGCATGAGGAAGAGCAACAAGGTATCAATTCTTCCTCTTTTCCTACGACTGAATCATCAACTTTATATGCTTCTCGTGGTGATTATCGAACCCAAAGGTTCTCTGCACAACCTGGAGGAAACAACAACCATAGCTCGGGAAATAACAAACGACAACGCCCCTTTTGTGACCATTGCAACAAGCACGGTCATACCAGGGCCACCTGCTGGAAACTGAATGGATATCCAAAGGACTTACCAAAGCCCAGAGACTCTGATTCTCATCCTCTCGCTGCTGCCACCATACCAGCGTCTGTGCCTATGTCGTCCGTTGCTGCACCGACTACATCCCACATATCTCTACCAACATCCCACCCCCTCCCCCAACCTGCCCATGCCCGCTTCTCTCGCTGTTGGATCCAGCCCAATGAAGGTATCGATATTAGCCCCTCTGAAACTTTGCAGGTACTATTTATCTTGTTCGAATCATGTTTGGATAGTAGATAGTGGTGCTACTCATCACATATGttcatctctttctttctttactACTTATACTTTGGTTACCAAACCAATTAGTGTCAACTGCAACTGCCGGATGGATCTCTTACCTCCGTGACACATATTGGCAATTTGATTCTCCGACTCTCAAACTATTGGAAgtttttttatattcctagtttcaaattcaatttaaTCTCGGTTAGTCAATTGACTAGTTCAACGAATTGTTGTCTCAAATTCTCAAAGATTATTGTATCTTTCAGGACCTGTCCATGAACACGGAGATTGGATGGGTAAACGCATCGCTGGTCTTTatcatttcatgtttcgtccattTGCTTTATCACTTTCTGCAATAGCCTGTTGATACATGGCATCGCCGTCTCGGCCATCCTAGTATGGATTGTTTTCGTTTTTATAGCTTCCAAATTTGCTTATATTAGCTCTCGTTTTAATCATTCATGTGATGTATGCCCTATGGCAAACAAACACGATTGAAGTTTTAATAAAAGTCATTCTTTGTCTTCACGACCTTTTCAATTAATTCATGCTGATATATGGGGCCCTTTGCACTGAATCATTCACTGGCGAAATATTTCCTTACCATTGTGGATGATTATACTAGGTGTACTTGGTGTTTATCTCATGAAAACTAAATCCGAAACTTTAAAAAGTTTCTcaatatttttttgcttttgtGATCACTCAGTTGGTCATTCATTACCAGCATCTCCTCTGGTATCAATAATTCATCATTCCTCAATTACATCTTTCGTTCTGATAATGGTTCTGAGTTCAAATCCACTGAATTACAAAAGTGGTTCCATCAAAACGGTGTTTTACACCAAACCAGTTGTGTTTTATACACCACAACAGAATGGTGTTGTCGAAAGAAACATCGACATCTTCTCATGTTGCACGTTCATTACGGTTTCAATCCAACTTGCCTCTTCGTTTTGGGGCGAGTGTATTCTCACACCGCTGCGTACTTAATAAACTTAATGCCCACACCAGTTCTGGGTCACAAAACTCCGCATGAACTGTTGTTACATAAATATCCGGACTATATGTCTTTGCGTGTCTTTGGTTGTTTTTATTTTGGCAGAAACACGAGAATCTCTCATAAGTTTGATCAACGTGCTAAACCAGGCATTTTCATTGGTTACCCCCATGGTCAGAAAGGGTACAAAATTTTTGATCTCGAATCAAAACATATATATGTTTCTCGGGATGTCGTTTTTCATGAGGATTGTTTCCCATTTCATGATATCAATACTCACTTCCAGGCATCCCCACCTGTGCAATCTTCAGAATATATTCATTACGATTCTATTTTTAATTCACAATCTTCTACTCCTGTGCATTTGTCACAATCTTCACTGCATGATCCTTCCATGCACGTTCCTGACAGCCATAAAGGAAACTCCAATGTTACTGATTCTCTGCCGAGTAACTTGGATTCTGCAGCCACTGATCCTTTTCCCAGTGCACCTCCTGCTCTTCCTGTTCGCTCACAATCCTTGCCGAGCATCAAATCTCCCGGTTCTAGTTCGCCGAACACGCCGGTTCTCTCTTCGCCAGACGCATCTGTTGTTACACGCACAGATTTTCCGCCTGTAACTGCAGTTCCTTCTACCTCTATCCCTGCAGATGATCCAGGACCTACACATGATCCTTCATCGGCCCCTGCAGTCCTTTCTGTGGACTCCTAAAATCTGCAACAAATACCTGCAGCTCTTACAGATTCTCGATTTTCTCGTGCTAGGAATCCACCAGCCTATTTAAAAGACTATCACTGCTTTTCTACTGAATGTACTTCAACTTCAGTTCATCATATGACTAATTATTTGTCATTCGACAAGTTTTCATCTTCTCATAAAGCTTTCATTACTAAGGTTATTTTGTCCGCAGAACCCAAATCCTTTTCTCAAGCCACTCAATACCCTAAATGGCGTGCAGCAATGGCAAAAGAGATAATGGCTCTCGAAGAAAATGACACTTGGATTATTGTTGATTTGCCACCAGGGAAAACAGccattggatgcaaatgggtGTTTAAAATCAAATTTAAATCTGATGGTACCGTGGAACGATACAAGGCTCGTCTCGTGGCAAAGGGATACACTCAGCAAGAAGGAATCGACTACTATGACACCTTTGCACCTGTTGCCAAACTGGTAACTGTTCGCGTCCTACTGTCTATTGCGGCAATTAAAAATTGGTCTCTTCATCAACTCGATGTCAATAATGCGTTTCTTCAGGGAGATCTAGATGAATAAATATGCATGAAAATTCCTCCCGGACTAGCTAGAAAAGGTGAGTCCAAAGTTTTTAAACTTAAGAAATCCATTTATGGTCTTAAACAAGCCTCTCGTCAATGGTTTGCCAAACTTTCCTCCGTTTTATTACAGGAAGGATTTCATAAATCTCTATGTGATAATTCTCTTTTCACATATCATCAAGGCACAACATCTATTTTTGTCcttgtctatgtagatgatatcatcattACTGGCACAGATAATGATTTCATTATTTCACTTAAATCACGTCTTGCCTCTCATTTTTCAATTAAAGATCTTGGTCGTCTTCAATATTTCTTAGGCATTGAAGTTTCACGATCCTCTAAAGGTATTTTTCTATGTCAACGAAAGTATATTCTTGACATTCTTAAGGATTCTGGACTTACAGGAGCTCGTGTTTCATCATTTCCGATGGATACACATCTTAAGTTGTTACCTACTGATGGTAAGGCTTTACCTGATTCCATCTCTTATCATCGTCTTATTGGAAGACTTTTGTATCTTACTGTCACTCGTCCAGATATTACGTATGTCGTAAATTATTTGAGTCAATTCATGCAGCATCCGCATACCGCTCATCTTGATGCTGCCCATCGTGTCTTACGATGTCTTAAAGGTACCATTGGACAtggtatttttctttcttcgtcCAGTAATCTTTCTTTACATGAATACTCTGATTCAGACTGGGCAGGATGTCCTATAACTAGGCGTTCTACCACAGGATATTTAGTTACAATAGGTTCCAGTCCTATTTCCTGGAAATCAAAGAAGCAGCCAACGGTTTCTCGCTCTTcggctgaagctgaatatcgtgcATTGGCCAACTTAACAGCTGAGCTACAATGGTTGCGATATCTTTTTAATGACATGCGCATTTCATGTCCTCTTATCACCATCTCCTGTGATAGTCAAGCAGCAATTCATATTGCTCAGAATCCTGTATTTCACGAACGTATTATACATATTGAAATTGATTGTTATTTCGTTCGTGAGAAGTTGATTAGTGGATTGATTTTGCCGAAATATCTTCCGTCCTCCGATCAACTTGCAGATATTTTTACAAAGCCTTTAGGTGCTCCACAGTTTGGCCGATTGGTTATCAAGTTGGGCGTTCATTCGGGCTCtaccgctccaacttgaggggggtattagaATAATCAGACTACTATGACGACGTATGTCGACATTCTGTTGTCGTTCCTATGACGACATTCTGTTGTACACACTTTGTTTCCCTATTTTGTTGTtattcttgttttaagtcttccgGATCTTTAGTTATTttcctttccttatttttgtaaACACAATTGTAGCCGTGTATATAAAATACACTGATCAATGAATTGAAACTTCACATTGTTGTGAAATCAAACAACCTTGTCAACCATTTCTTTAGTTTGCAAACAGAGCAAGGGCTTTGTCACCCATCCCTGAATCAGGGTCCATCAGCTTGATGGGGTATTTTACTGCTCCAGCTTGAACTATCCGTGCTTTGTTCTCGTGAAATATTAGATAAATTGAACAAGGCTGTAGCTGCATCTTTCTTTCCTCTTAGAGATACAGTACCTAGAAGGTCCACCAAGGCCTTCACTGCACCGGAACGTCCAATCATAATCTTGTACTGCTCCAAAACAGAGAGACTGAAAAGAGTAGCGGCAGAATTCTCTTTGGCTCCTTCGCTTCCCGATCTAAGAATAAGAATAAGGGGTTCCACGGCCCCAGCTTCTGCAATCTTTACCTTATTATCTCCGTTGATGGATAGATTCAAAAGAGCTGTCACAGCATGCTCTTGAGTGAGCTTCACCCTTGAGTACAGCAGTGAAACCAATGGTGCTATGGCCCCACATTCGGCCACAATAACGCGATTCCCCTTATTGTGCTTTGTCAGTAGCCGCAACTCTACCGCAGCTGCAGTTTGTGCTTCAGTTGAATGGCTCTTTAAATCTTCAACTAGCTGTTTAACATGGGAAGAAGAGGTCAAGTCATCAGACCCAGAATCCGTAGATGGAAGAGACAGACTTCTTTGATGGTTACTGTTTCCATTCTCATTCATTGATATTCTCGACTCCGATCTATGAAATCTTTCTTCTGATGGGGATGGTGAAAATGTAGAAGCTCTATGTAAAGGAGAAAACGATGGACCTTCAGATATGACATCCACTGAAGCCTCAGTGACACTGCTGTATCTACCTGATGATGACAACTCCACCCCTCGCTTCTCAGGCTCATTCTGAATTCCATGAGAGGACCTTGAAGAGGAAGTACTACTATGTAAAGAACCAGATAAGCTACTTACATGATTGATTTCTTGAGATAGAGATGAGAGGGAAAGTGTCTCATTGCTAGCCTTCTTGCTGATATTGGAAAACCTTATGTTGTTTTCCTCACACCAATTGTCGATTAGAGCCTTCACCGTATAATTTGGAATAAGATTTGTATGAGTAAGAGTTTGCCTGGTTTTTGGGCATATATTATGCCCATGATCTAGCCACTTCTGGATAAAAGCTTTCTCATAGGTCTGTCCAGAGGCAACTATTACAGGGTCTGACATAAGTTCCAAAGACAGTGGACAACAGAAATACGAAGGGACGGGTGGAACCCTAGGTGTTGCTTCAAATAAGGCGAGTTCAACTATGCAATCACGAATATGTGAGACGAGAGTGACAATCTGGTTAATGAGGTCTAActcattttccttttacaaggaTCGAGTCTTAACTCTTGCCTTCTCCAAGGCCATACTCTCTGTCAGCAACTCTTGATTTGGTGTCAAACTAAGTGCCCTCATAATTCGGATTAGATGCTCAGCACAAGGAacaagattttccttttgatcccCCAAAGCCTCCTCTATGACGAGTGATATTCTATCGCGCTCCTGATACTGAaattcttgcatatttttctgTAAAGAAAGCTGACATTTCAAAACTACATAGACGATATTCACGAGATCATAAACACCATACTACAAGCGAAATATAATGAAAAGGTAATGCTCCATACTCAAGTACCTGAATGGCTGATAAATGTGAACCAAGTGAGATGCCCATAGGAGTCTACAAAGTATGCTTATGATCTCCAATGTGGAACTCTGGACCTTCACCGCCAAAGGTTCACTGTGCAGAACCTAGATATGCCGACGGAAAAGTAAACTAATCATAAACAATATATTACAACACAGAAACCACCCAAACCAACTATAACGATTGATGAGTCCATATACTTGATGATTAAAGGAAAGTGAAGGGACTCACACTGACTGTCTTGCTCATCTTTAAGCACCACTTCTCCAAGAATTCTCTGGCCTCATTAACAATTACATCCAATTCCTCAAGTTCTTTAACGAGGTTTGCATCCAAAGGAACCGAGGAATCAACTATTTCATCCAGCACCGACTTCAAAAGTTTTAACAAACCAACCATGTTTACATAATCCCTCTCTATGATTGCAGAGTCCATAGTATGGCATGCAACTAAGAGAATGAAGCGGGATATACTGTTGATCAAACATCTTACAGATTTTTTCTCCATCGGACCTGTTTGCACGAGGGGAAAACATTACCGAACaagttgcttcaaaaaaaaaaagaaaaaattaatgaACAAGAGTTAATATCAACAGCAGATCCTAATGCTACAGAAATTCATAATTAAAGTTTCAATTCCATAAACCTCTCGCTTAAAACAGTTCAACAGAAAACTAGCCAACGAATCTAAACCTCGGCAGTCAACTTGCTCTTTACTTTCCTTGGTCTGGCAACTAGTTTCCACAGCCTTGGAGTTCCGTCAATACCCATTCATATGatgtcaaaagaaaaaaaatttaaaaacatacTTAAAGGAGATTCAGATTCCCCTAAAAAAACTTTACCACTGTTCAGAATTAAGAATTAAAATCAACTCAGAATTCCGAAACTAATCATCTCAAGTCTCATCATGTTCATATCTTATAATCCCTAAACCAATAGCCAAGTTACTTACAAGAAAAACCTCAGCTTAAACACACATACCCCTTTCTAAAATCTAAATACaccaaccaaaaacctaaaacccTACTTCAATTAGATAATCAATGACAAAACAAACTAAATCTCAGTCTTCAAACATATTTACCAGGAGAACAAAAACATAATTTATAAACTATCAGGTGCTTCTAAGTGTATTATTCTTGATCAGTAAATTAGGATGTACAAGATTCTACTAATCAACAAAAAAGGAGCAATACTAACCGGAGTTCATATGCAATCAAGAAAAAAACTAAACTGAACATTTGGCAAACTAATCTAAAAGAATCATAAAAAATTATCGTAAGCCCAAACCCAGACACACTAACCTTTTAATTTTACTCTAGCTCAAGATAGTGGAAGGAAACAACAAATCTGAGCTGAACCCCAAGTTAGATAAAAGCTTCAACTGACAACTTGATCTGCTGATCACTGTGTATATCCCTTCCCATTCATAGCACAACTCTAatgagagatagagagagaggaGTGGCAGACTTTCAGTTAGAACTTGGAAgtggagagaaaaagagagagttGCTGGAAAAGTGGGACCCTGTTTTAAATAGTTGATTTTTAGTAGGTTTTTTGGTGAAATCATTGATTAAGATTAAGAAATTCAATGGCTAGAAAATGTGACAAAAATCAAATGATCTCACAATAAAGTCAGCTTTTCTTTTAGGGCATACAACAGCTTttatattaaaaaagaaaaatctttttgtAATGATAAAATCTAAAAATGGATAACAAATGGTGGCTACAAAAATCCTAGAAATGGTATATGAAAGATGGGGGTTAATGAAAACAATTTATAGATTGATTTGGATAATAACAAAGTTCAATTTCAATTAATACTAGAAAGAAAGAACCCTAGTGTCCCACATAGACCCTTCTTATGTGTAGAATATATACTCTTTGATGGAAAATTTCCCCCAAGCATataaaaacataacatgtgaccTAACTTGGTCCTACAAATTTACTCCTCCTTTATCCTGCTAAGAGCAACTCCGAGATGGGAATATACAAATAAACTAGCAATTCCGTCGAGACTATacaaataaacttgtttgtggtgcATAAGACCCATTTTATTGTCGAAGCAGAATAAGTCGATACACCATACATGGCCGGTCGTCCCAGCGTCGGATGAGCCTTGGCTCAATGTACGATACGTCAATGGTTATTATTTCGCCAACCCTTAACGACTATATTTCGTTTTACACCTATATAAGCACATTCAATCCACCGATTTCAAACATAGTCAACTACATTTCATTCtctaattttacaaaaaaaaaaagagaaagaaaacaacaacttccaatttattaaatatatttcttgttttcattcGTTTTCTTTATGGATCCTAATATAGAAAATGAAGAAGCGCAATTAttaggagatttttttttcccaACAACAACAAGGATTTATGCGGTAGCTGGATCAAATGGATGCAGATTCAGACGATGAAAGATCCAGAACAAATGCCATGCTACAATTATACACCGGGCACGTTCCACGAGGTGCAGAACCAAGAGTTGTACTGAAAAGAAGATATACGTGGAGATTTCGAGAGGAAGGTCACGGACAAATGATacgtaattattttcttaatataaGCGTTTACTTTGATCAAGATTTTCAATGTCGCTACCGAATTCCACAACACTTGGTCATGCGGGTTATTGGAGAGCTTTATCGGGTAAACCCTAAATTTAACTATCAATTTGATGCACGAAACATATGAGGgcatagtcctgaacaaaaggTCAACGCAACTCttaggattctaggttatggtttGCCTGCGGATGCTTGTAATGAGTACATTCTTATGGCCAAAACAACTGCATatgataatctcaaaatgttttgcgAAACTGTAGTCAACCATTTTAGTCCATGTTATTTACGGCAACCCACGCAAGATGATGTCAATTCACTACTAGTTGAGAATACGAAAACAAGCTTTCCCAGAATGCTAGAGGTAGCcttgattgcatgcattgggTGTGGCATGGATATATGTATGCTTGACAAGGTCAGTATAAGGGACACTACACAAAACCAAGCATGGTTTTGGAAGCGACAACTTCTTATGATTGTTCGATATGGCATGCTTTTTTCGGACTTCCGGGTTACAACAACGATATCAATATCTTGCACAAATTATCATTGTTCAAAGAATTGAAGTACGAAAATACTCCAGCTGCCAATATCACCATCAGCGGCAATCAGTATAACATTGGCTATTTTTTGGCGGACGGGATTTATCCAGCatggtcaactttagttcaacCTTACGATGAGATGCTTATAAACGGGGAATATGTCCGTGCTCAACAGTTGTTTAACAAAAAACAGATAGCATGTAGGAAGGATGTGGAACGAGCATTTGAAATTTTTAAGAGAAAGTTCCATATAATTTGTGGATCATATCGTTCGTTTAAACCAATAGAAATGAATAGAATTATGCTCGCCTGCATTATTTTCGACAATATGGTAATCGAGGAAACTCGACCGGATAAAAGCTGGGTTGATTATCCAGATAAAGATTTGAGGAAAGAAGTTCAACCCGCCTGGGGTGTGCCTGCAAGAGAGTATAGAATGGTGGAAGAGAGAATTCAAAACAGAGGTTTACATTTAAGACTAAGGGAGGATCTCACAGCTCACTTTTGGGATGGTTTTGGAAGAAGAAACCTTCACaagatttagttttttttcttcttctttagtgTAATCCGATTTATGTactttgattttggtaatttgatTCATGTACTTTGATTTCGGGAGTTTGATTAGTGTACTCTGATAATTTAAATCGCAAGTAAGTAAGGATTAAATTGAAACTTAAACTAAAAGGATTACATTTAATTTGTAACAAAGGATTACACACAACAAGTTAAACTAACAACTAAGCCAGTGTGATGGCATTATTGATATCCTCCACAAGGATGTCTTCTTCCCCAGAAGAAGATCTGTCTGCTGGTGGTGGCCGTTGATGGGCCTTATTTCTTGAATTGCATCAAATTCATCTTGCCAGAATTCGGAGTTGTGTTCGATTCATCTGGAAATGTCCACTCCCATTATTCCTCGCATATGTGCattaaaaatattcttttcaACTTCTTTACGACCTTTCTTCATTTCTAAAGTCATTTCTTACGTTCAACTAATTTTTCcgtatcattcttttcttgtttttcaaaatAATCTCGAAGGTTGAATTCTGAAGTTGGTGATTGTGCAGCATTTTGAGatgtctttctttttttattttttcaaacccGCTCAATTCCATCCATTAGCATTTCCATTCACATTCATATTAGAATTACCATGTATTGGTGCACCAGTGTTGGGTTGAAGGTTTGAGTTTGTTTCAGGTTAAGAATAAGGAGAACCTTGATAACCATGTTGGGATCGACTATGCTGGGATTGACTACCATGTTGGGATCCATCGCTCTCATAAAGATATTTCTTTGGTATAGCATATCCATCCAACAGATCAGGGTTGTATCGGTT
Above is a genomic segment from Papaver somniferum cultivar HN1 chromosome 10, ASM357369v1, whole genome shotgun sequence containing:
- the LOC113315555 gene encoding uncharacterized protein LOC113315555, yielding MVLEATTSYDCSIWHAFFGLPGYNNDINILHKLSLFKELKYENTPAANITISGNQYNIGYFLADGIYPAWSTLVQPYDEMLINGEYVRAQQLFNKKQIACRKDVERAFEIFKRKFHIICGSYRSFKPIEMNRIMLACIIFDNMVIEETRPDKSWVDYPDKDLRKEVQPAWGVPAREYRMVEERIQNRGLHLRLREDLTAHFWDGFGRRNLHKI